GGCGATGAGGCCCGCGACGCGGTGGCGGGCCTGCGCAACGTGCGCGCGGAACTCGCATACTCGGACGGTTCGACGGCCATGCGGGCGGTGGATTGGGATGCCGACGAAATCGGACGGTTGGCCGACGACCTCGCCGACGGACGACTGGTCGCGGGGGAGCGTCGCGCCATCCACGGACGCGTCCGCCAAACCATCTACCCCGTTCCGTTCGCCGTGGAGCGCGCCGATCCGTCGGTGTTCGCCTGGAACTGGAACGGCGAGCCGCTGTTCCTGTTCATCGCCACCGAGGACGAGGACGGCAACTGCATCGACCCGCGCGGCGGACACACCCATATGCCGTTGCGTGTCGCATCCTCCATCGCCGAGCTCTCCGACGCGGCCGGCGGGCGCGAGCGCGAGGTCGACCTGCTCGTGCGCGGCGACCTCAACTCCGAAGGCCGGGCGATGACCGGCTGCTTCTGGGCGCCGGAACTGCATGTGATCGACGGACGCCTGTCCATCCTGTTCATGCCCTGCTTCGACGGGCCGGACGCCAACCCCGACGGCTCGGCCAACGACCGCGCCGGCAAGCCGGATATGTGGACCGGCAGCTGCCATATCATGCAGCTCAAACAGGATGCCGACGGACGTGACCTCGACCCGCGCGAGCCGGGCAATTGGACGGTTCCCGAACCGATTCTGGGGGCTGCGGGTGAGACGCTCAACCCTGTGCAGCGCATATCGCTCGACATGACCGTGATCGCCGATTCCGGTCGTTGGTACTACGCATGGCAGCAGGTGGGCAGCGTGTGGATCGCGAGTTTCGACCCCAAGCGGCCGAACCGCCTGACCTCCACGCCGCGGCAGATCATCGTGCCGGAATACGCATGGGATAACGCGATCGCCGAAGGGCCGAACGCGGTGGTGCATGACGGGCGCATCTTCCTGATCTATTCGGGATCGTTGGTCGGCATCGACTACACCACCGGTTTGGTGACCGCTCCGGCAGGGGAGAACGCCGACCTGCTCGACCCCGCGACTTGGACCAAACTCGCCTATCCGTTGCAGAAATCCGGTGTGTACAACGGTGAATGGCAGCTTGGCACCGGACATGGCATGTGGTCCCACGACGAGGACGGCAATCTCATCTATGTGTTCCACAACGCCGAGTGCGAGGAGGGGCGGTATGGCGGCCGCGACGCGCAGGTCCGCCGCGTGCACTGGTCCGCGGAGGGCATGCCGATCCTGGATATGCAGTCCGCCGAGGAGCTGCATCCGGACTATGCTTGTATAACGATGAATATCACCCTGTTGTGAGTGAAGAGACGTTAAAGGAGACGAATACGTATGCCGAGGAAGAAAAGTTCCGGCGAGCAGCGCGTCGTGACGATGCGTGAGGTGGCCAAGGCCGCCGGCGTATCCATCAAAACCGTGTCCAATGTGGTGAACGACTACGAATTCGTCTCCGCCTCCACACGCGATAAGGTCAATCAGGCCATCGCCGAGCTGGGATACACCGTGAACGTCTCCGCACGTAATCTGCGCACCGGCCAGACCGGGGTGATCGCTCTGGCGATTCCCGATCTGACCATGCCGTATTTCTCACAGCTCAGCTCGCTGGTGATCGAGGAGGCGAAGAAGCTGGGCATGCGCGTGATCGTGGAGCCGACGCTGTACTCGCGCGACGGCGAGATCAACGCGCTGCACGGCTCGCAGCAGACCATGATGGACGGTCTGATCTTCAGCCCCTTGGAGTTGGGGCAGGAGGACATCGACCAGCTGAACGTGGACTACCCACTGGTGCTGCTCGGTGAACGCATCTTCACCGACACGGTGGACCATATCGCCACGGAGAACGTGGAGGGCGCGAAACGCGCCACGACGTATCTGCTGCAGACCGGATGCCGGCATATCGCCGTGGTCGGCGTGCACCCCGGCGAGAAGGTCGGATCCGCCGCATTGCGTTTCCAAGGATATAAGGAGGCTCTTGACGAGGCCGGCGTCGAATTCGACGAACGTCTGGTGGTTCCGTCGGTGATGTGGCACAGAAGCGACGGCGTGAGCGCGATGAACGCCCTATTGGACAGCGGGGTCCGCCCCGACGGCGTGGTGGCGTTGAACGACATGCT
Above is a window of Bifidobacterium eulemuris DNA encoding:
- a CDS encoding family 43 glycosylhydrolase; its protein translation is MLGTTSLLCYTRKPTRREEANNADIALSMHLALRSHVSGDWMPLNENYGIFFAAGVPSAACSHADGAPAGDARAACVAAARLGVDPYDDGREASPAVAYGAVMPEVDIVLKSLRDPYLFRLADGGFGIVATRTARGGDPDGSERSSFLLAISRDLTDFEQLGQVVLDTDAGVNKPRVEFDQNAGEYRIRWRSDDGVARLAMVDDITAAAGHTLAVADDTESPDAETVGLGPVDACTDDLDAYGIADVVPGNSIAITQQEAHALIARFGRVYNTGASVRPYTMQSSLRGDEARDAVAGLRNVRAELAYSDGSTAMRAVDWDADEIGRLADDLADGRLVAGERRAIHGRVRQTIYPVPFAVERADPSVFAWNWNGEPLFLFIATEDEDGNCIDPRGGHTHMPLRVASSIAELSDAAGGREREVDLLVRGDLNSEGRAMTGCFWAPELHVIDGRLSILFMPCFDGPDANPDGSANDRAGKPDMWTGSCHIMQLKQDADGRDLDPREPGNWTVPEPILGAAGETLNPVQRISLDMTVIADSGRWYYAWQQVGSVWIASFDPKRPNRLTSTPRQIIVPEYAWDNAIAEGPNAVVHDGRIFLIYSGSLVGIDYTTGLVTAPAGENADLLDPATWTKLAYPLQKSGVYNGEWQLGTGHGMWSHDEDGNLIYVFHNAECEEGRYGGRDAQVRRVHWSAEGMPILDMQSAEELHPDYACITMNITLL
- a CDS encoding LacI family DNA-binding transcriptional regulator, which produces MPRKKSSGEQRVVTMREVAKAAGVSIKTVSNVVNDYEFVSASTRDKVNQAIAELGYTVNVSARNLRTGQTGVIALAIPDLTMPYFSQLSSLVIEEAKKLGMRVIVEPTLYSRDGEINALHGSQQTMMDGLIFSPLELGQEDIDQLNVDYPLVLLGERIFTDTVDHIATENVEGAKRATTYLLQTGCRHIAVVGVHPGEKVGSAALRFQGYKEALDEAGVEFDERLVVPSVMWHRSDGVSAMNALLDSGVRPDGVVALNDMLASGVMQSIQMHDLKIPDDISVIGFDNSDDSQYLTPALTSISPGLEAVARLSVKVLKDRIDGVAPFGGASGDAPVFRKVTSSLVVRQSTRPLPDGAVQY